The Alnus glutinosa chromosome 7, dhAlnGlut1.1, whole genome shotgun sequence genome includes a region encoding these proteins:
- the LOC133873446 gene encoding glucan endo-1,3-beta-glucosidase-like yields MAGHSMQRRCTGTVRNRLCAKKGRAQDHHSTDLRSWRGRIWGRTHCSQDFTGKFSCVTGDCGSGKIECSGNSGALPATLAKFMLNGAGGFDFFAISLVDGYNLPMMVTPQGGTGQN; encoded by the coding sequence ATGGCCGGGCATTCCATGCAACGCCGGTGTACCGGCACTGTTCGCAACCGGCTTTGCGCTAAAAAAGGGCGAGCCCAAGACCATCACTCCACCGACCTCCGATCCTGGCGCGGTCGCATTTGGGGCCGAACCCACTGCTCCCAAGACTTCACGGGCAAGTTCTCTTGCGTCACAGGTGATTGCGGCTCCGGAAAAATCGAGTGCTCAGGGAATAGCGGCGCGCTGCCAGCGACCTTGGCCAAGTTCATGCTCAACGGCGCTGGTGGGTTCGACTTTTTCGCTATCAGCTTGGTCGACGGGTACAACCTCCCTATGATGGTCACGCCTCAGGGTGGGACTGGTCAAAATTAA